A DNA window from Maribellus comscasis contains the following coding sequences:
- a CDS encoding sugar ABC transporter substrate-binding protein, translated as MKHPLRLITIIFLVVFVLNGCEKKQNAEVKVGFLIHALDKERWENDRDFFVEKVQELGGTVEVRIAENDAGKQLEQAKELLTNGVDVLVIVPVDQFAAADIVNEAHTKNVKVISYDRLIKNCKLDFYVSTDNVEIGALQADYLTKIRPTGNYALIGGARSDNNSQFLYLGQMNVLQPLVEKGDVKIVYNEFTNAWEEEEGYEQTKKLLSQTDKVDAIIAGNDAIALGSIKALTEAGKEEQVLVAGMDADLKNLQEIVAGHQTCTIYKPYEKLAATAAELATKLGRSEECERTFQTISNGAMLVPTVFHEAMIVNKENLKLTVISEGYQTEEAVYR; from the coding sequence ATGAAACATCCGTTACGACTTATTACAATTATTTTTCTTGTCGTTTTTGTTCTGAATGGATGTGAGAAAAAACAAAATGCTGAAGTAAAAGTAGGTTTTTTGATTCATGCATTGGACAAGGAAAGATGGGAAAACGACCGGGACTTTTTTGTTGAAAAAGTTCAGGAACTTGGAGGAACTGTAGAAGTTCGTATTGCCGAAAATGATGCCGGTAAACAACTGGAACAGGCAAAAGAACTGCTCACCAACGGTGTTGATGTACTGGTCATTGTGCCGGTTGACCAATTTGCTGCTGCTGACATTGTTAACGAAGCCCACACAAAAAATGTAAAGGTTATCTCTTACGACCGTTTGATAAAGAACTGTAAACTTGATTTTTATGTTTCAACTGACAATGTAGAGATCGGGGCGCTTCAGGCTGATTATTTAACCAAAATCAGGCCAACCGGGAATTATGCTTTAATCGGTGGCGCCCGAAGTGACAATAACAGCCAGTTTTTGTATCTCGGACAAATGAATGTATTGCAGCCCCTGGTAGAGAAAGGAGACGTTAAAATTGTTTATAACGAATTCACAAATGCATGGGAAGAAGAAGAAGGTTATGAACAGACAAAAAAATTATTGTCGCAGACTGATAAAGTGGATGCAATAATTGCCGGTAACGATGCAATCGCGCTGGGATCAATCAAAGCTTTGACGGAAGCCGGAAAAGAAGAACAGGTATTGGTAGCCGGAATGGATGCAGATTTAAAAAATTTACAGGAGATTGTAGCCGGACATCAAACATGTACAATTTACAAACCTTACGAAAAGCTCGCGGCAACGGCGGCAGAATTGGCAACAAAACTGGGCCGTTCCGAGGAATGTGAACGAACATTTCAGACCATTAGTAATGGTGCAATGCTGGTTCCAACTGTATTCCATGAAGCGATGATTGTAAACAAAGAGAACCTGAAACTTACAGTAATATCAGAAGGTTACCAAACCGAAGAAGCGGTTTACAGATAG
- a CDS encoding T9SS type A sorting domain-containing protein — protein sequence MILKIKNILSVFLVIINSIVIGQVPFEHVIIDENGPTNPWGKAVGDLNKDGFPDLLTGGRMGNLVWYRYPNWEKEIISGDEIKTDIEVSDINGDEIPDVLAIGHQSLNWYQGPDWKKHIVRQQIVVHDIEIEDLNNDSKPDIVARNQKNSTYTGDTIHIFIQGETPDTWNYSSLPCPEGEGLQVIDINIDGRPDLLIGGIWYENTGDMDNWINHSYAPSWEYPHTYISTGDINGDSLNDVVLAPAEPGGGGMYKIAWYEQPKDVYEEWTEHIIIDEIETVCHFVGAADFNNDSKIDIAVAEMHQSIDPDEIFLLLNQDNGETWQKQLLATTGSHSMKIVDIGLDGDFDLYGANWNDNTKVELWQNYTMDTFSTSSNSLDKWQRHVIDDNKDWKSLFIASEDLNGDSLPEIITGAWWYTNPGVSEGEWVRHDIGSPLNNMALTYDFDSDGDIDILGTEGGESLANANFVWARNDGAGNFTVFDNIEPAQGDFLQGAAIIKKGEESPYLVALSWHGSGQGVQTLTVPSNPSEEIWTWKKISSFSQDECLSAGDIDLDGEPDLLLGTTWLKNNLNSWQLDTIHFLDEEPDRNKLADVNNDSLPDAVIGFQAISTLGKLAWYERPDSISAEWKENVIDFIVGPMSLDATDMDEDGDIDIVAGEHNLAEPDSAGMYIYENLTGNGKVWARHLVYKGDEHHDGAITTDIDNDGDLDILSIGWGHKKVLLYENLEKTVTPNSTINKKEVPTKLKVYPNPASDKITIDLKTQGSGAINIKVFNSNGIMVYHNSKNIDGRLFTAAISTQRWETGIYFIKIQTREEVLTDKFLILSELK from the coding sequence ATGATCCTCAAAATAAAAAATATTCTTTCTGTTTTTCTTGTTATTATTAACAGTATAGTTATCGGACAAGTACCATTTGAACATGTAATAATTGATGAAAATGGCCCCACTAATCCCTGGGGTAAGGCGGTCGGAGACCTCAACAAAGATGGCTTCCCGGACCTCCTGACAGGAGGACGAATGGGAAACCTTGTGTGGTATCGATATCCTAATTGGGAAAAAGAAATTATATCAGGGGATGAGATTAAAACCGACATCGAAGTGTCAGATATTAATGGAGATGAGATACCAGATGTTCTGGCAATAGGTCATCAATCCTTGAACTGGTATCAGGGGCCTGATTGGAAAAAGCATATTGTCCGTCAACAGATAGTTGTACATGACATTGAAATAGAGGACTTGAATAACGACTCTAAACCTGATATAGTAGCCCGAAACCAAAAGAATTCAACTTATACGGGAGATACTATTCATATCTTTATACAGGGTGAAACACCTGATACCTGGAATTATTCTTCTCTTCCATGCCCGGAGGGCGAAGGATTACAAGTTATAGATATAAATATTGATGGCCGCCCCGACCTTCTTATTGGAGGAATTTGGTATGAAAATACCGGAGATATGGATAACTGGATTAATCACAGTTATGCGCCGTCATGGGAATACCCGCACACATACATAAGTACGGGAGATATCAACGGAGATAGTCTCAACGATGTGGTTTTGGCTCCTGCAGAGCCGGGAGGCGGAGGAATGTATAAAATTGCCTGGTACGAGCAGCCGAAGGATGTTTACGAAGAGTGGACCGAACATATTATTATTGATGAAATTGAGACTGTGTGCCATTTTGTAGGTGCTGCCGATTTTAACAACGATAGCAAGATTGATATTGCAGTGGCTGAGATGCATCAAAGTATTGACCCTGATGAAATATTTCTTTTGTTAAACCAGGATAATGGCGAAACCTGGCAGAAACAACTTCTGGCTACCACAGGCTCTCACAGTATGAAAATTGTTGATATAGGCTTGGACGGTGATTTTGATTTATACGGAGCCAACTGGAACGACAATACCAAAGTTGAGTTGTGGCAGAATTATACAATGGATACCTTTTCAACAAGTTCAAATTCACTTGATAAATGGCAAAGACATGTAATTGATGACAATAAAGACTGGAAATCGCTGTTTATTGCAAGCGAAGATTTAAATGGCGACAGTTTGCCCGAAATAATTACCGGTGCATGGTGGTACACAAATCCCGGGGTTTCTGAGGGAGAATGGGTTCGACACGACATAGGCTCACCTTTGAACAACATGGCTCTTACCTACGATTTTGACAGTGACGGGGATATCGACATTTTAGGAACGGAAGGAGGAGAATCTTTAGCAAATGCAAATTTTGTATGGGCGAGAAATGATGGAGCAGGTAACTTTACAGTTTTTGATAATATTGAGCCGGCCCAGGGTGATTTCTTACAAGGGGCAGCGATAATAAAAAAGGGAGAAGAGTCGCCATATCTTGTTGCTTTGTCATGGCACGGCAGCGGACAAGGAGTGCAAACTCTTACTGTCCCTTCCAATCCATCAGAAGAAATATGGACCTGGAAAAAAATATCAAGTTTTTCACAGGATGAATGTCTATCTGCCGGTGATATCGATTTGGACGGAGAACCGGATTTGTTGCTGGGAACAACTTGGTTAAAAAATAATTTGAATAGCTGGCAGTTGGACACAATACATTTCCTCGATGAAGAACCGGATAGGAATAAACTCGCTGATGTAAATAACGACAGTCTCCCGGATGCAGTTATTGGATTTCAGGCAATAAGTACATTGGGAAAATTAGCATGGTATGAACGTCCTGATTCAATTTCAGCGGAGTGGAAGGAAAATGTTATTGATTTTATTGTTGGACCTATGAGTTTAGATGCCACTGATATGGATGAAGACGGAGATATTGATATTGTTGCGGGGGAGCATAATCTCGCAGAACCTGACAGCGCAGGCATGTATATTTATGAAAACCTGACGGGTAACGGCAAGGTGTGGGCACGCCATCTTGTGTATAAAGGAGATGAACACCACGACGGCGCCATAACCACAGATATTGATAACGACGGCGACCTTGATATTTTGTCAATTGGTTGGGGGCATAAAAAGGTGCTTCTTTACGAAAACCTGGAAAAAACAGTTACGCCAAATAGTACAATAAACAAAAAGGAAGTCCCGACAAAACTGAAAGTATATCCCAATCCGGCAAGCGATAAGATTACGATTGATTTGAAAACACAAGGAAGTGGAGCAATTAATATTAAAGTTTTTAATTCCAACGGAATTATGGTTTATCATAACTCAAAAAATATTGATGGCCGCCTGTTTACTGCGGCAATTTCTACACAAAGGTGGGAAACAGGAATATATTTTATCAAAATTCAAACCCGAGAGGAAGTCCTCACAGATAAATTTTTGATCCTCAGTGAGCTTAAATGA
- a CDS encoding Maf family nucleotide pyrophosphatase — protein sequence MEWFPKYNYILASKSPRRQQLLNSLGIEFKVQLKEVEEKFPDNLSMEEIPVYLAKLKAAPFLAELKENDLLITADTIVSFNKKVLGKPSDYEDAKQMLAGLSGNEHQVISGVCLTSEKKQTSFYSSSNVQFKVLSDKEIEYYISKFKPLDKAGAYGIQEWIGAVGITHIEGSFYNVMGLPIQKLYEEVQKF from the coding sequence ATGGAGTGGTTTCCAAAATACAATTATATACTTGCTTCTAAATCACCCAGAAGACAGCAGCTTTTAAATTCGTTGGGGATAGAGTTCAAAGTACAACTTAAAGAAGTTGAAGAGAAATTTCCTGACAATCTCTCGATGGAAGAAATTCCTGTTTATCTGGCAAAATTAAAAGCAGCACCTTTTTTAGCCGAACTAAAAGAAAACGACTTGCTGATCACAGCCGATACTATCGTTTCTTTTAATAAAAAAGTGTTGGGAAAACCTTCTGATTATGAAGATGCCAAACAAATGTTGGCAGGGTTAAGCGGAAATGAGCATCAGGTAATTTCCGGGGTCTGTCTGACCTCGGAAAAGAAGCAGACAAGTTTCTATTCTTCTTCTAATGTTCAGTTTAAAGTACTTTCGGATAAAGAAATTGAATATTACATTTCAAAATTCAAACCATTGGACAAAGCAGGCGCTTATGGTATTCAGGAATGGATTGGAGCCGTTGGAATAACACATATCGAAGGTTCCTTTTACAATGTTATGGGGCTCCCAATTCAAAAATTATACGAAGAAGTTCAAAAATTCTGA
- a CDS encoding KdsC family phosphatase: MSFFKEELKNVKAFVFDVDGVLSKDVLSIGRTGILMRTANVKDGFAIRNAVKSGFPIAIITGGYSNRVRLRYKQLGVKFYYQSVRDKVKCLEDFMEKNKVESENILYMGDDLVDFNVMKAVGIPTCPKDAVADIKEISKYISDKTGGEGCVRDVIEQVMRAQNKWFTNEMLKSRAF, from the coding sequence ATGTCGTTTTTTAAAGAAGAACTCAAAAATGTAAAAGCCTTTGTTTTTGATGTGGATGGTGTTTTGTCAAAAGATGTTTTATCGATTGGAAGAACAGGAATTTTGATGCGGACAGCCAATGTTAAAGATGGTTTTGCGATACGAAATGCAGTAAAATCGGGATTTCCGATCGCAATTATTACCGGCGGATATTCAAACAGGGTAAGATTAAGATATAAACAATTGGGAGTAAAATTTTATTACCAAAGTGTTCGCGACAAAGTAAAGTGTTTGGAAGATTTTATGGAAAAGAACAAGGTTGAGTCGGAGAATATTCTATATATGGGAGACGATTTGGTCGATTTTAATGTAATGAAAGCGGTTGGTATACCCACCTGTCCGAAAGACGCTGTTGCAGATATAAAAGAAATTTCAAAATACATATCAGATAAAACCGGTGGAGAAGGATGTGTCCGCGATGTTATCGAACAGGTGATGCGTGCTCAGAACAAATGGTTTACGAATGAAATGTTAAAGTCCAGAGCTTTTTAA
- a CDS encoding Rossmann-like and DUF2520 domain-containing protein yields MSLNFCFLGAGNLATHLSKSLKEKGFNIIQVYSKTNKSAKTLADVLNSDYTTSPAKITINADVYFVALKDAVFDEVLSKINLENKLVVHCSGSLPVSVLSAYSDKTGVFYPLQTFSKQRDVDFHKIPVFVEANSEEIQNKLIQIAEKISDSVTVLESAKRKYLHIAAVFACNFVNHFYTISAEILKTKDIPFEVLQPLILETALKVQEIEPEKAQTGPAVRFDENIISDHLNEIKDLKNYAELYNSISKSIFEHHQNLK; encoded by the coding sequence ATGAGCCTTAATTTTTGTTTTCTTGGAGCCGGAAATTTAGCCACACACTTGTCAAAAAGCCTGAAAGAAAAAGGATTTAATATTATTCAGGTATACAGCAAAACCAACAAATCGGCAAAAACACTTGCCGATGTTTTAAATTCTGATTATACAACTTCGCCCGCTAAAATTACGATAAATGCCGATGTCTATTTTGTTGCGCTAAAAGATGCTGTATTTGACGAAGTTTTATCAAAAATAAATTTGGAAAATAAACTTGTTGTTCACTGTTCCGGCAGTCTTCCTGTTTCTGTTCTTTCTGCGTATTCTGATAAAACAGGTGTGTTTTACCCGCTGCAAACTTTTTCCAAACAACGTGACGTTGACTTTCATAAAATACCGGTTTTTGTTGAAGCTAATTCCGAGGAGATTCAAAATAAACTTATTCAAATAGCTGAGAAAATATCAGATTCAGTTACTGTCCTGGAATCAGCAAAAAGAAAGTATTTGCATATTGCTGCCGTTTTTGCCTGCAATTTTGTAAATCATTTTTACACTATTTCTGCTGAAATTTTAAAAACAAAAGATATTCCTTTCGAGGTTCTCCAGCCTTTAATTTTGGAAACTGCTTTAAAAGTTCAGGAAATAGAACCGGAAAAAGCTCAAACCGGGCCGGCTGTTCGTTTCGATGAAAATATTATTTCTGACCACTTGAATGAAATTAAAGATTTAAAAAACTACGCGGAATTGTACAATTCAATCTCAAAAAGTATTTTTGAGCATCACCAAAATTTGAAATAA
- the miaB gene encoding tRNA (N6-isopentenyl adenosine(37)-C2)-methylthiotransferase MiaB — translation MKYHVITLGCQMNLSDSERVISVLDKAGYEWTDNEEEAGVIGILACSVRQKAIDKVYSRIHKWNKWKNHKNLITFISGCILPNDHEKFLKLFDITFQMKDLPKLPEMISRYGVTTPAQLKAGIDPHNENIERFWNVKPSYQSNYEAFIPIQNGCDKFCSFCAVPYTRGREVSRPSKDILAELALLVAQGFKSITLLGQNVNSYGLDKKGEEITFPELLRQIGEMGKRLKKEFWVYFTSPHPRDMTDEVIEVIAQYPVLAKQIHLPMQSGDDKVLIRMNRKHNMGKYRDIVHSIRRLIPKATLFTDIIVGFTGETEEQFENTRRAMEEFKFNMSYTAMYSPRPGATSHRWDDDVLQDEKKRRLHVLTEELRKHNVSYNKSLVGKTLRVLVRGADRKEGYLSSLTEGKLIVRFASDREDLIGQFADIKIVSASDFSLEGELINIEETVSL, via the coding sequence GTGAAATATCACGTTATTACATTGGGGTGCCAGATGAATTTGTCGGACAGTGAAAGGGTAATTTCGGTTTTGGATAAAGCCGGATATGAGTGGACTGATAATGAAGAAGAGGCAGGGGTGATTGGGATTTTGGCATGTTCGGTGCGGCAAAAAGCTATCGACAAGGTGTACTCCCGTATTCATAAATGGAACAAATGGAAAAATCATAAAAACCTGATTACCTTTATTTCAGGATGTATTCTTCCCAACGACCATGAGAAATTTCTAAAACTTTTTGACATTACTTTTCAAATGAAAGATTTGCCAAAACTGCCTGAAATGATCAGTCGTTATGGTGTAACTACGCCGGCACAATTAAAAGCAGGTATTGATCCGCACAATGAAAATATTGAACGTTTTTGGAATGTAAAACCTTCCTATCAGTCGAATTACGAAGCTTTTATTCCTATTCAGAACGGATGCGACAAATTTTGTTCGTTTTGTGCGGTGCCATACACCCGTGGCCGGGAAGTTTCGCGGCCGTCGAAAGATATTCTGGCAGAGCTCGCATTACTGGTGGCACAAGGTTTTAAGTCAATTACCCTGCTGGGGCAAAATGTAAATTCTTATGGTCTTGATAAAAAAGGAGAGGAGATTACTTTTCCTGAGTTGCTTCGTCAGATTGGTGAAATGGGCAAACGGTTGAAAAAAGAATTCTGGGTCTATTTTACATCGCCTCACCCGCGCGATATGACGGATGAAGTAATTGAGGTGATTGCGCAGTATCCGGTCTTGGCCAAACAGATTCACCTTCCCATGCAAAGTGGAGATGACAAAGTATTGATTCGGATGAACCGCAAACATAATATGGGAAAGTATCGGGATATTGTACATTCGATCAGGCGGCTTATTCCGAAGGCAACCCTGTTTACTGATATCATTGTGGGATTCACAGGCGAAACCGAAGAGCAGTTTGAAAATACGCGTCGTGCTATGGAAGAGTTTAAATTTAATATGTCGTACACAGCTATGTATTCTCCGCGTCCGGGAGCTACCAGTCACCGTTGGGATGACGATGTGCTGCAGGACGAGAAAAAGCGGCGACTGCATGTTCTCACCGAAGAGTTGCGCAAGCACAATGTGTCGTATAATAAAAGTTTAGTTGGTAAAACTCTGCGTGTTCTCGTTCGCGGCGCAGATCGAAAAGAAGGATATCTTTCTTCGCTTACCGAAGGAAAACTGATAGTGCGCTTTGCATCCGATAGAGAAGATTTGATTGGGCAGTTTGCTGATATTAAAATCGTTTCTGCTTCCGATTTTTCATTGGAAGGAGAACTGATTAATATAGAAGAGACAGTAAGTTTGTAG
- a CDS encoding superoxide dismutase, with the protein MERRKFITVVGTAAIAAPVIGTLSSCASESKVFEGHKFPELGYDFNALEPYIDAQTMELHYTKHHQGYFNKFMSAAEGTEMLNTPMEQIFGEISKHPAGVRNNGGGFYNHALFWENMTPSQGELPAGLKAAIEKDFGSVESFKEQFGTAAKTQFGSGWAWLIYGEDGKLKVTATPNQDNPLMDVAETKGLPLLGIDVWEHAYYLNYQNKRADYVDNFWNVVNWDTVNTRLTEALA; encoded by the coding sequence ATGGAGAGAAGAAAATTTATAACAGTTGTTGGAACAGCGGCAATTGCTGCTCCCGTGATTGGAACGTTATCATCTTGCGCATCGGAATCAAAGGTTTTTGAAGGACACAAATTTCCGGAACTGGGTTATGATTTTAATGCCCTGGAACCCTACATTGACGCGCAAACCATGGAACTTCACTATACCAAACACCACCAGGGCTACTTTAATAAGTTTATGAGCGCAGCTGAAGGAACAGAAATGCTTAATACTCCGATGGAACAAATATTTGGAGAAATAAGTAAACATCCGGCAGGAGTGAGAAACAATGGAGGTGGCTTCTATAATCACGCACTTTTTTGGGAAAATATGACTCCTTCGCAGGGCGAATTGCCAGCCGGGTTGAAAGCAGCAATCGAAAAAGATTTTGGATCGGTTGAATCGTTTAAGGAACAGTTTGGAACAGCTGCCAAAACTCAGTTTGGTAGTGGCTGGGCATGGTTAATTTATGGTGAAGACGGGAAATTGAAAGTAACAGCAACGCCTAATCAGGACAATCCTTTAATGGATGTAGCAGAAACAAAAGGTTTGCCGCTTTTGGGAATTGATGTTTGGGAACATGCATATTATCTGAATTATCAGAATAAAAGAGCTGACTACGTTGATAATTTTTGGAACGTAGTTAATTGGGATACTGTTAACACCAGACTCACTGAAGCACTTGCTTAA
- a CDS encoding alpha/beta hydrolase family protein gives MNRLIFLFLSTLFFNFSGSSQEVSLSVFNNGEGQENKWILYKNNDEALYKIITDKALGMLEKRQERIQQLQTREDWLNYQKKTQEVFGSSLKKFQKTPLNAKITGTIEKDNFTVEKIIFESHPEFYVTGCMFLPKNRQNPAPAVIYVSGHTELGFRSETYQRVILNLVQKGFIVFAIDPIGQGERLQYLNQETGKSKIGGSTTEHSYAGAQTLLTGTSLSDYFIWDGVRAIDYLETRAEVDANRIGITGRSGGGTQTALIAAFDKRIYAAAPECYITNFTRLLQSIGPQDAEQNPYQFLKNGLDHPDLIHMRAPKPTLIVTTTHDFFSQQGARETFAETQKSYTALGKASNIRFTEDFGGHESTKKNRETVYAFFQEHLRNPGDNTDNNVNTFEVEELWVTPTGQLGSSLKGKTVYDLNQEYFSGKELSQTELKQKVKEISGIEFSRKLTAAVFTGEVDAKSYKIQKYFLENNSKDFALPLFKIKSKNTDADKILIWLDSDGKEAIANSALLPKFLGLGYTIISADLPGTGELKDPEFRGDGFVQNVPFNYTFVANLVGTSVTGVQAEAIDLIAQYLVSENPGTTCDVFANGTVSEAVLHYSVLKNPFDKIILNESLQSYRDLIQIKYYNPKQAFSVAPGCLPYYDIDELISVSPGVKRTNILNAEGEIITNQKTDSQIISLF, from the coding sequence ATGAACCGGCTAATTTTTCTATTTCTTTCAACTCTTTTTTTTAATTTTTCAGGCTCTTCTCAGGAAGTGTCATTGTCTGTTTTTAACAACGGAGAAGGACAGGAGAATAAATGGATCTTATACAAAAACAATGATGAAGCATTGTATAAAATCATTACTGATAAAGCGTTGGGCATGCTGGAAAAAAGACAAGAAAGAATTCAGCAGTTGCAAACAAGAGAGGACTGGTTAAACTACCAGAAAAAAACACAAGAGGTATTTGGTTCTTCTTTGAAAAAATTTCAGAAAACACCTTTAAATGCAAAAATTACCGGCACAATTGAGAAAGACAATTTTACAGTTGAAAAAATCATTTTCGAATCGCATCCTGAATTTTATGTTACCGGGTGTATGTTTCTGCCCAAAAACCGCCAAAATCCTGCGCCGGCAGTTATTTATGTTTCCGGGCATACCGAATTGGGATTCCGAAGTGAAACCTATCAGCGTGTAATTCTAAATCTGGTCCAAAAAGGATTTATTGTTTTTGCTATTGATCCGATTGGCCAGGGTGAACGGTTACAATATTTAAACCAGGAAACCGGAAAATCAAAAATTGGAGGTTCAACCACAGAGCATTCTTATGCAGGAGCACAAACACTACTTACCGGCACCTCACTCTCGGATTACTTTATATGGGACGGTGTCAGGGCAATCGATTATCTTGAAACCCGGGCAGAAGTGGATGCCAACAGAATAGGGATAACAGGTCGTTCCGGAGGCGGAACACAAACGGCACTTATCGCGGCTTTTGATAAAAGAATCTATGCGGCGGCGCCGGAATGTTATATTACCAATTTCACTCGATTACTTCAGTCGATTGGCCCGCAGGATGCAGAACAAAATCCGTATCAATTTCTAAAAAACGGTTTAGATCATCCGGATTTGATTCATATGCGAGCTCCAAAACCGACGTTGATTGTAACAACCACCCACGATTTTTTTAGTCAGCAGGGAGCCCGGGAAACTTTTGCAGAAACTCAAAAATCATACACAGCTCTTGGAAAAGCCAGCAATATCCGTTTTACAGAAGACTTTGGTGGTCATGAATCGACCAAAAAAAATCGCGAAACTGTCTATGCTTTCTTTCAGGAACACTTAAGAAATCCGGGGGATAATACTGATAATAATGTTAACACATTTGAAGTTGAAGAACTTTGGGTAACTCCTACAGGGCAGCTGGGCTCGTCATTGAAAGGAAAAACTGTGTACGATCTTAATCAGGAATATTTTTCAGGAAAAGAACTTAGTCAGACAGAATTAAAACAAAAAGTTAAAGAAATATCAGGAATTGAATTTTCCAGGAAACTTACGGCTGCGGTATTTACCGGGGAAGTAGATGCTAAGAGCTATAAAATTCAGAAATATTTTCTTGAAAACAACAGCAAAGATTTTGCCTTACCTCTTTTCAAAATTAAAAGTAAAAATACCGATGCAGACAAAATATTAATTTGGTTGGATTCCGACGGCAAAGAAGCAATAGCGAATTCAGCTCTTTTACCAAAGTTTCTCGGTTTGGGATATACTATTATTTCTGCTGATCTTCCCGGAACAGGCGAATTAAAAGATCCGGAGTTCAGAGGTGACGGTTTTGTTCAGAACGTTCCTTTTAACTATACTTTTGTAGCCAACCTCGTTGGAACCAGTGTGACTGGAGTTCAGGCAGAAGCCATCGACCTGATTGCTCAATACCTGGTATCTGAGAATCCTGGCACAACCTGCGATGTATTTGCTAATGGAACTGTATCTGAGGCGGTTTTACACTATTCAGTTTTAAAAAATCCGTTTGACAAAATAATTTTAAACGAATCACTACAGTCATACCGGGATTTAATTCAAATAAAATATTACAATCCGAAGCAGGCTTTTTCTGTCGCTCCAGGTTGTTTACCTTACTACGATATTGATGAGTTAATATCAGTATCACCGGGGGTAAAACGAACAAACATTTTAAATGCTGAAGGAGAAATAATCACAAACCAAAAAACTGATTCGCAAATTATTTCCCTGTTCTAG
- a CDS encoding FAD-binding oxidoreductase: protein MKKFKVESIRNLTDSVYVVRIERNGFIFQTGQFVMLSPEKLAQQREYSVYSGEHDPYIEVLIREVEGGNTSKRLKLLHPGDKIKLDGPFGFFKFHPDMFAGDLFLFVATGTGISPFHSFIRTFPNLDYQLVHGVRYGTEAYEHDDFTKSRITLCTSGDSSGDFEGRVTDYMALQKLNPDTNCFLCGNSEMITEMFDILTTKGVPVSNIYSEVYF from the coding sequence TTGAAAAAGTTTAAGGTTGAGAGCATCAGGAATTTAACCGATTCTGTATATGTTGTAAGGATAGAACGAAACGGTTTCATTTTTCAAACCGGACAGTTTGTTATGTTGAGCCCGGAAAAGCTTGCACAACAGCGAGAGTATTCAGTGTACAGCGGTGAGCATGATCCATACATTGAAGTTTTGATTCGCGAAGTGGAGGGTGGCAATACTTCAAAACGACTAAAATTGCTGCACCCTGGCGACAAGATAAAATTAGATGGTCCTTTCGGGTTTTTTAAATTTCACCCTGACATGTTTGCGGGAGATCTGTTTCTATTTGTGGCTACAGGAACCGGAATCAGCCCTTTCCATAGTTTTATTCGAACATTTCCTAACCTCGACTATCAATTGGTGCATGGGGTGCGTTATGGCACTGAGGCATATGAACACGACGATTTTACTAAAAGCAGAATTACATTATGTACCTCCGGTGATTCATCGGGTGATTTTGAGGGGCGTGTAACAGATTATATGGCTTTACAAAAACTAAATCCGGATACCAATTGTTTTTTATGCGGAAACAGTGAAATGATTACTGAAATGTTTGATATTCTGACGACGAAAGGAGTGCCCGTATCAAATATTTATTCAGAGGTTTATTTTTAG